Genomic window (Roseivirga sp. 4D4):
AACTTTGGTAGTTGTAGGTATTCTAATCGCGCTCTCAATCAACAATTTTAGCGAAAGAAGAAAACAAGAAGGTAGGCTAAGAAACATTTTCTTAACCTTTCAGAAGGACATCGAAAATGACATAGCAGATATCGACAGGGTTGTTAAATACTACAGCGGCAATCAGGAGGCCTTTGAGCAAATCATGAATGGCTCCATGAACAAGGCACAATTCAAAGAGTGCCGAGACTGCACCTTTTTAATCACGGGACACAACTCTTTCAACATTGAAATTCGTGGCTATGAAGCATTAAAAAGCTTCAATTCTGCATATGACGAAGATTCTCTGGTCAATCAAATCGTTCAGTCTATGACAGCTTCTATAGAGAACATTAACGACATCGATGAACTCATTCGAGAAAGCATTACAAAGGACCTTGAATCCTGGAGAGATCAGCATGATTGGTTTTCTGATTTTGCACAAGAGATTGTGTCAGACGACTACATGGAATTTGCCACTACCGACCAGACCTATAGAAATCAGGCGAGT
Coding sequences:
- a CDS encoding DUF6090 family protein, with protein sequence MSTLKSNRFGRYLTYVIGEITLVVVGILIALSINNFSERRKQEGRLRNIFLTFQKDIENDIADIDRVVKYYSGNQEAFEQIMNGSMNKAQFKECRDCTFLITGHNSFNIEIRGYEALKSFNSAYDEDSLVNQIVQSMTASIENINDIDELIRESITKDLESWRDQHDWFSDFAQEIVSDDYMEFATTDQTYRNQASWRYILIYGNYMRQVDTFREQLVGFREAINERLEN